GtacaaaaaactatatacaaacCGAAAATAAACTCTGTAATACTTTTCCTTTTCTTCTGTCATTATCTGTTTAGAAATGAATGAccagactgcaaaaaaaaaaaaaaaaggcattaaacTACATGTgaaatatacataataattttggCTAGGTAGTCAAAGATTTACATATACATGCTGTATCCCATTGTGTTGGTGCAGAACAGCGACACTATAGATTGCTGTTGAAGTAGAAAAAagtagaaattaaaatatttaatttttgtactcGTTTGCTGTGTTACTAATCTATGATATACTAGTACAGCAGGCTATTTAAAAATAGTCTTTTTTCCAATGTTTTGAAAAGTAAATAGTGGAATATACAGTTTACATTTTTCTGGCAatgtaaatatgaaaattaacCATTCTTTAGGAAAATTGCAAAGTGTAGAAATGAAATTATGCTGTCAAGTGTTTGCATAGTAATATTACATGATTTTATGCTCGTTGCACATGTTGAATGTGCTTTgggttaaaagaaaaataactttgaGTCTCGTCCTGATGAGTACAAGGAACTCGACTTTGGAGTTGAGTCGAACTTTAGCTACTCTCTCTTGACTCGGCTGGAGTTTTTGAGTCTCGGCCCATTTATAGTTTTTATTATAGATAACAAGTAAAGTTCAAGAAAAAGTCACTAAATTTTATTCCCCATTATCCATTAGACACCCTGCTTTCCCACACTTTGGAAACTTTTGTTTTGTAACATTGCATAATAACAAGGTCTTTTTGGCTTTCTCGCATACGTTGTATTTCGGAAATTGGCTGACTATCTAGTTAACACAAATTTTGGCTTCCCTAGGTAACATAGCACTATACCAGGTAACATCGCCCAAAGCATAacgaaaatacttaaaaaaaatgtgcaatTCGATAAAGGGGTCTGCCTGTGTGTGTATGAgtatgtctgtgtgtgtctgtgggTCTCTGTCGTGTGTCTGACTGTGTGTgtttctctctcacacacacagacacacacacagagacacacacacagacacacatatacacacatatacacacacagacagaccttTAGAGCTATACATTAATGAATAACTACCACATTTtgtctaaataatattttcatttttcatccATGCAAATGGAAGACATACATTGATGAGTGTAtctttttttggttttttaagtatctgtttttgacgtgacaacgtctgataaatcgatgaacgctgtcagcacacacgaaaaagtgtcccgttatgcacattgttccattacactgtgtcccgttacgcacattgttccgttacgctgtgtcccattacgcactgttccgttatgctgtgtctcgttatgctgtgtcccgttacgctcattgtacgcttgcgccgcatctatctctattccactcgactgtttataaagtgaagtgaaaagttaatatggttttaatTGCTcaatacaacaacaattttggcaataaaagttaattattcttgcattttaaaaatctgattactagtataatttcaagtatttattcttttattattaaaataaaaattaatcaattttattcataaagtatgcaataatttcatcaatgttttgttatgacgtcacgttaaactattgtccgtaaaccgactttacagacaaccaattttttaaatatgtttaaaatttctgttattttatttcttacaaataaacATTGGAATTAAACTTTTTTGAACCATTTAGGACTATTGTAAATGTAGACATGTGGTTTGTTCTTTATTCAGGATATAGATTATATCTTGTGGACTGGAGACTTACCGCCACACGATGTTTGGAACCAAACCAGGGAACAGAATTTAATGATTTTGAGAGAAACTGTGAATCAGATGATTCAGACTTTCCCAGGTATACCAATATTTCCAGCATTAGGCAATCATGAAAGCCATCCTGTGAACAGGTAAGTTACTGCTAATTTGCACATTATATTGGTTTTATGAATATGTAGGTATCATATTTACTGACAATATGAGCAATCTACTTATGAAAAGGTAATTTTTTGGCACATTTTGTGTTGATCAGATGTTTTCACAAGTTGATAAATGGTCAAATCTTAAAGAACATGCAATTAATGTGAAAATAGATTAAAGCATCAGGTTACATGAAAGTCATGGTTATAAgcttaatgaataaaaaaatgaattctaTGCAATTGAAaggaaattttattcataattggAGCCTGAAGCTCCTGAAAGGGGTGGGGGAGGTTGtattcagaaattattttttcccagTTTTTTTCCCAGTGTTAAGTTGTAATCAGAACAGGAAGAGGAAGCTTCAGCCCCTGAAACTTCCCTCCTATCTTGGATCTACCTTTGATTTTGTTTAATCGTTTATGGTAAGTGTAAAACAATAATCAACTGTGAATGCTGCTGTTGTGTAAGCCAAAAAACCCAGTCAGCAACTTTGTCTAGCATGTTGTACCCACAAGAtaaattctttttatttattataataccaTGTTTATTAATGAAAGTAACTTTTTGGAAGATTTTATATAAAGTTTTTGTTGTTGCTGCTGGATATTGactcagaaaattaattttattagttaaattaGCTTCTTGATCTTCTGtgagcaataattattttatttatttgcaaaataagtTATAGATTTGTGTAAAAATAGTATGGGCATAAAAATATCTATATAGTGTGTTAACAGCAAGACTTACACCTGTTTGACTTTAAGATAACTTAATATACTGTTCTGCTGTCAAGCCAACTTTATTATCTAACCACaactgtgccgaatcagtgctactttaggcacgattttttttattttcttagttttacaaaattttaaatttttttataacttcaattttcctccttcacCCGCTGCTTTtgcccccatccaaacttgttcggtcgagtgtaccggcaggttagcttgttgagcagtatagtgctctcaccgccgtttcccaccaaatttgctgggtctagccgactacagggctatcatcagcaacggtatccactgaccgtcgcgtctcgtcacgagtttagcgctacgcgtgatgaaagtagccgccctaagcttcccatggtcacctccaccccttctcggaggtttgctgaagtttgcggtctctaacacgttttggtatccttttttcaagctccgccgcacgtcccgacgcctggccggcgaagtctcccagggcaggtcattcaccgaaccccccccaccccgtcctggtccacagcggtcatcggccagccgcggcaatgaccaacctcaaggccaaaatcccccccttgtgcaaaatggcggccaccaagtgccgcgatggtctctgcgagactccgatctgcatgcccacgccatctagcggcgaaaggacgaaccagctgagagcgagagcgcactactccaccctatccccaccaggagaaacagtcgacctcacactcagtcgataggtcgccggagcccttttttttctttcggagccatTCGGGTTCCCTTCGGGTTTTCCGAAGCCCCTCCCCTGGACAGGCGACCAAAGACAGCTTTATTTAGGCGAGCCGGCGCCATTTTTGACGATTCGGcaggcagcacgcggtaagggcggatctctcttcgcagcccgagacaacgcgcttctgaaaagtcgtgaacggctttctctaaagcatgtagttcgttatcgacaaggccatgtgccttagcactcaatttttaatttttttgctgcccgaaatagtttattttttgaaatagtttttttgtctttacttattattcttcatggcgacagcaatcttccacgtcgcgcatcacctggccatctccagggaccgacctgatctactccaccccgcagcttaggtaagttatttcgtcgccccacacacacCTTTTCTTTTCCGGTTCtcgtgggcttaacttcgcccaacatcagccgcctgttaaccaacctaatttgatgggaatactggttgcaggcggggatcaagaactaggatgagagattccgctccaaattcaactcccatgcagttcatgagttagttcaccgaaattcatcgcctcctgcaatcggagaatttctcaagagttccagctttcaacatatttttccctgagtggaaaaaaccataaaataatttataattctgaacaaccagtttcaggacacttttattcatttaacgagtaaatgtaattttttttataatttgtcttatgaagagcctgcgcgctcaatattcaatggcctgtaaagttaagaaaccaaatgaccttaaattcagtcaaatataaccatggttacttattataatatctcgccccggggcctcccatttggtttattgtttaacaagatttaatgtattaagtatagcaaataagatcaacaattttcttggtattttgtttcggctgtaatgccatgggttatcttcagtggaataaggtttgtaaagtagaaataacagcaacaaaatcattaagtaaatgccaatgtaaaccaaaccagatcttattattttcttatccttgtcacgatccacataaccttaccaagttttaaggaggttaatcataaattttgttgtgcgtgcgctgtgcccctatgggtaatgtgtttagtactgtttctgcctggcgcttccacggccaatctatatttgttctttagacaaAATTTCATATTGAGCGCAGCAGCACGTTACAAATtggtagcagttagcatggttacggttacaatgtggtagcagtttgtgtggttatggttactcttaaattgttaactgtattgtggtttgatttatgagaatgctttaaatttatttggtataaatattttttttgtttgtcactaagattttcgttatatagtattattgtaagtcctaaaactggcttaactttttactagtaagtttgtaagttaaaatttcaGTTAACTTCCAGCGACGTTTTTCTTACGCGGCCCGAGGTCGCCCGCGAGCGTCGGACCCCCAGCTGTGAGCTTATCTTGAGGACGTGTCCCAGCCACCCCTCCCCCGTCCCTGCGCGCcgcttatctctcacggcgcacgTTCGTGGTTTTGTCttcagttcaccgccctgtgCGTCCTGCACGACCTTCGCAgaccactgtccgcccgccgtggccttgttcttttcttttctcgagcagcagaagtaccaaattaatgttgactaaactaatatatttttcattattttgggcacatacttccCGAACGGCTGTGGTACTGATTATATTATTAAACTAAGCTAATTTAAGAGTGTCTTAGGTATAGAGTTTCaggtaattttaaacaataagttTAAGTTCTACGTGGGTTAGTTTTGAACAATCCAcaccaaaaatttagtttatttgtttgtatttgtaagaTTGTACCAACTTCAAAGAAAAGTAATTGCAATCATGCCCACCCCGGAGTacctcctccgtgacgagctaaCATACGAACTCAAGTTTCGAGGCTTATCAGACCTCGGCGACGTGGTCACGCTCCGAAAAAGACTCCGAGCTGCTTGCGCCGAGGAAATACAACCACACATTACGCACCTCACAAACCTAGACCCGTTGAGTGagtttaattgtgtttgtagcAAGTTCTATGACATACACAGCTACATCAATTATGTCGGAGAGGAAACAAACAGAAACAACATTCTCCGTACGCTAACTCGCTTGACACATATCGGCACGAGGTTTACTAACCTCAAGATAGTAGccgcaaataaattaaatggaatCTACCAAACCGAGATTGACAAATGTAGGCAGCAGATCCCTGCCCTATGTTTCAAACTGCGGAGTAAGTTGGACACACTTGATCAAACATCCCTAGAACCTGTAACTGCAGCTGCAGGAGCAGAGTTTCACACTCAAGTACCGCAACctccaaaacaaatggaaaccggAGGTAGCCCAGTCCCTACACCCCCTCCTTTACCCTCCTCCCCTCCATCTCCACCAGTAACACCATGCCGTGAGACATTTCCTTTCATCACCGCAACAGCCATTAACGAGCAGTTTTCCTCCGCGAGTGTCATGGCGACTGGTGATCACCAGAGCACCAAGGTTACCTACACCCATCCCAGCCAATCGTTCGCAGCTCACCCTTTCCATCGCCCCAAACCCATATACCtcccctccacctcacccgccattttcaacccctatcggcAATTCAGGTCCACATTTTCATCCCTTCAAACCTCCCCGGAAACCCACCCCATCTCCTCGGCCATTGGAAGGTCAGCTTCGCCGCTGCTAAATTTCACTTCCGACCTGGCAGTAACTTTGCCACATAACTTATCCGTGCCACCCGGTGACCGAGTAGAGTCACAACTGCCATACATCAGCCCCGCCACCTCATACCTGCCATTGGCCCCGCAGGTATATCAGACTCAAAATCATCCACCACCTCAACCAGCTCCACCTCCACCACCTTCACGTGTTATATCAAGGCCATGATCTTTTGGATAATGAGGACTTAATGGCAGAACTTACCAGCCTTTATTTAATTaccattttttcactttttacatcAATTGCCTTTCATAACAATCAAAACCAAAACCAGCATTCTGCATAGTATCAATAAAATTTCAGGTTATTGCTCTCGTACCTTTCCtaaatttgtttttacttaaCTAATGGCAAAATTTTTTCATCAGTTTCCATTACTCATGAAGATATGATACCTGCACATTATTTTCTTCTTTACACTAGTATTTGTCAGCTGCATTAAATTATTGTTAGCTGCTAATCAGACATCATTTATGGGAAACAGAATTTGAAATTATTGGATCTTTTGTTTTGGAGGTAGGTAATCTGTGTAAGgataattttgcacaaatataACAATGTTGACCAATTTTGGAACATTGCAAAAATAGGCCTGCTTTATTCTATGCCATTCATTGccctgtattatttttttacaatttcatttTTAGTTGTGTATtattgaacaaaaattttaatatatgtttgaaaaactaagtttgtttttaaaactcatattctgaaacaaaaaagaaactaATCACTAGTTATGTGAActgttatttttcaaatattttaccttgtatgttgtttttttttccttgtaaggTAAATAAgacatttatgaaaaaaatcaaaattttaagcttattaaGCAGGAAAACTTGTTAAAGGGGTAGTtacatttttcaagtttattaacatagcattttaaaattaattttaggggTACATTAAAATGCAACATTTAAATTCAAAACACTTAAAATAGTTAATTTCAAGGTATAGTAATTTTAGGTCTACATACCTGTAGCAGTAGAAAACTtcagtacacaatttttttatgatttttttttatgaactaatATATACTCTTAACAAAATTAATGCATCACAGTTAATGTATTCTGCCATATCCACTTTAGTCAGTTAGGTTAACCTGGTGGGGGACACAACAGGGAagctccaggaccttaggctcaatggcactgCTTTGTATGTGTAGAGGTATACAAGTAGAGAGAATACGCCGACTGGCTCATCACGTTGACAACCAACAGAACTcaactaaatatatattaaattaatgaaaggaactgattttatatgaaaaaatacatatatattttggttcaggccatttatttattttttatttaaataatatcatcATGCACATACGTAACTTACAATTGATTATTCAGTTTCAAAAAACCTTGAATATTAAAACTTGACaagtacaaaatattaaaataaaatgaacacaTGGCTGGTTACACCAGTGGCAATTACAATAacagcaacatttaaaaaattttgaagataataactaaaatgtattttattcatttaatgaaACGAAGGAAAGATCCtttcacttgattttttttatcatttttcaacGCGATGATAGAGCCGATGATGCCGAAAGCAGATTAACCTTCATGCTGAAACATGCtggaagccaaaaaaaaaaaaaaaacactttcctaATTAGTAGGCTGCATCCTGATGCCAATAGAGGAGGAGAAAAGGCTCACTCCCGTCCCGTACTTATTGGACTACATCAAGCATGGCCCGGATGTCTCACGCCACCCACAAGGACCGCTAaaagaaattaacaaaaatcacCAATATTAAAACATaggccaaaaataaataacatgattCCGGAGGAATCAAGAAAGATAGCTCACTCATAAGGCGGTAAGCGGCAATCAAATCACAGCATAATCCAGCGGATTAAAACAGATACTTAAATTACGATATTTACATGATGGCTGACCGATTAAGAAGATGAAAGGGCAAAGTAACTCATCTCTTTAAGAAGCTACGCCATAGATACTGTCACAAGATGTCAAACTtcgtgaacaaaaaattaaatacaggtTTAGTTCCAAAATTATCACTAATACATCTCaactaaagtaaatgaaaaagtttaaggtaattaaatataagtgttaaaaaatgtttattttttataaagtcctttaaattaatgtttttcctttttgttatacatataaatatatcttGAAGCACTTCACTTTAGATTACAAATAAGTTTCACATTTCTcacaaattacatttaaatatgattaaatacaaaaaattatataacaaagtaattattttcaaaattgacaaaattaagcctacatgatgtccagtttgcaaaaaaaaaaaaaaattaaaaaaaaaaattatgaaaacaggTTGAGTACATGCAACGTTACAGAGTGCAATGGCACAGTATACAATAAAGTTTCTGTTAGTTTATTTTCTTGAAATACTTCTCTAGTGTGGtttgtttagaatttttattcaaacacatttttGTGCACATTTGCAAGTCCCACAGATTTTCCTACACATGATTGGGAACATCTGGCATGTTAAGCAGGAAACGGCTCATACAAGTGGGTGGAAGTTTCCATTCTGCTGATTCAGTTTCTTCTTTTGTTTCTGACAATTGTGCTTATTTACATCTTGCTCTTTGCATGATGGCAGACTATCATCACAATTAACCAACACTGTAAATGGTGTACTTATTTTCGTCCTCTCTTATCTGACCTAACTTCTTGTCTGATTTCATCAACGTCCATTTGGCTGTGGtctgcagagctgccaaccattacagattttccgtaattattacggatttaacactgaattacggaattacggaacatcgctgttTTATTACGGAAACAaagctttgtgctgcatggtaacggaaaaattccgtttctggtgtgtgTGTTTCgagaacgcagttcgaatacatcacttggttgcgcaaataacggaactagtaagtatgcgcatgtactgtcgaaataagtctatttattctcgtgttttgaaataataatgggatggtattacgtccgttgtacgatacactTAGTATATACTCTCAgacttttcgtttgttggctGCTTACATCACTGTaattttgtacggtactttggctaacctgtgttgttttaatttatttcttgaaatacattttttccatCAAAGTGTTTGTGTCGTGTCTacaaacgtgaaatttttttatgtttttcgatagtgttgtgttcttcagtgccggttgtagaaatgaggcgtgtgacagaacaatgtgtatctggggggggggggggggggggagtactcTATTCTTCAGAAATTTCGACATAAcaattcaaaagaatggccatgcttgtcttcAAATGTTTCGGAACGCCActcgttttgtaatgtatgcacatGTGACtattcgattgcacatggtggaagggatgactgtagacggcatatttaatcaaagaaacatgcggaacattttatagccgtgacgagcaataaatctatatcgtcgtttttcgttACATCTGAAGAAaagaaagtaacgaacgcagagttattgtttacaagttttctggtagaacacaatttaccgatagcagtattcattcgggtaatttgtttAGAGTCATGTtcccggactcaaaaattgcacagaaatataGCTGTGCGAGAActaaaacatctgccttagtggagtatatggctggtgcaACTAAAAGTGAAATTATGGAATCTTTggaagtggaccatttgctttagctaccgatgggagtactgattgtaatgcagtgaagatttatccaatAGTTGTTTCATTTTCAAATCAAACAAAAGGTAAAATTTTTCACTTTACTGTTATCCTTTCTTGAGAGTACAGACAACACAGGATATGGTATTTTCTCTGTGTTGAATCAGGAATTTGAacattttggaatttcttggaaaaatttTGTAGCGTTGGCATGTGACAATGCCAATACTATGATTGTCACAAACAAAGGTGTGATAGCATTTGTTAAAGAAAATCATCCAGCTATTGTTGTGCAAGGCTGCTCATGTCACCTCATTCATCTAACTTCTAAAAAAAGCCAGTGCACAGCTAACAATTAGCATTGAGacatttttggtaaatattttctgttacttggaaaaaagttcaaaatgccAAAATCATCTGAAAGTGTATCAAGACGTGTGTGGGGCAAAGTCACACAAAATCTTTAAATATGTTAGCACACGTTGGCTCTCTCTCCTAGATTCAGTTGACAGAGTGCTGGAACAATGGGAGGAACTAAAgctattattttgtagtgatcctGAAAATAAAGAGCCTTCAACTTCACAGTATGACAATGTAAAATCTCTCATGCAGGATCCACTTATGAAACTTTACTGTTGCTTTTTTAGCAGTTCCCTTCCTGTTTCAACCAAGTAAATTTATTTCTCCAACAGGATGCTCCTGTGATTCATGTATTGCGGAGAAAACTAGTTGGTTTATTGACATATTTGCTTTTTTGCTTTATCAAACCATCACCACTACATGGGAGAGTCACTTCGGTCAGTGAAGTAGATTTTCAGAAGCGAAAAAATCAAAAACCTGATTCTGATTTGATTATAAGTGCCAAAGCAAGAGCCTATATTAAAGAAATACCAGAAGGTGATTCATGCATATAGAAGTTATATTCTAGTGTCAGACTATTATATGAAACAGCATGTAATTACATTAAAAAGAAGTTTCCCATGATGACTTCTTGAAACATGCAGAGGTTGTTATCATCACACTGAGGAGGAGAACATCTTACTATCAATTGATTATTTAGTTACCAGGTTTCCTAATTTGATTTCAGAAAATGAGCTTGACAGCCTACAAGAATTTGCACTTTATGAATGTGATGATTTCTCTGAAGACTTTTTGAGCAGTTCCAGAATTGATGACATTTGGTGGAGGATTGCAGCTATGAAGAATGACAGTGGCAATTTGAAGTACATAACAATCAGTAAAATATGTTTGCAGTTTTGTCTGTTTCCCATAGTAATTCTGCTA
The DNA window shown above is from Bacillus rossius redtenbacheri isolate Brsri chromosome 2, Brsri_v3, whole genome shotgun sequence and carries:
- the LOC134529319 gene encoding uncharacterized protein LOC134529319; translation: MPTPEYLLRDELTYELKFRGLSDLGDVVTLRKRLRAACAEEIQPHITHLTNLDPLSEFNCVCSKFYDIHSYINYVGEETNRNNILRTLTRLTHIGTRFTNLKIVAANKLNGIYQTEIDKCRQQIPALCFKLRSKLDTLDQTSLEPVTAAAGAEFHTQVPQPPKQMETGGSPVPTPPPLPSSPPSPPVTPCRETFPFITATAINEQFSSASVMATGDHQSTKVTYTHPSQSFAAHPFHRPKPIYLPSTSPAIFNPYRQFRSTFSSLQTSPETHPISSAIGRSASPLLNFTSDLAVTLPHNLSVPPGDRVESQLPYISPATSYLPLAPQVYQTQNHPPPQPAPPPPPSRVISRP